The proteins below are encoded in one region of Desulfatirhabdium butyrativorans DSM 18734:
- the plsY gene encoding glycerol-3-phosphate 1-O-acyltransferase PlsY, protein MLLFLPIFAYLCGSIPFGRLFGRWIGIDITRVGSGNIGATNVRRVGGNFWGFLTLFADIFKGALPAGWMLWFVHRHELLNSPVFSVILISLTGLLAILGHMFPVYTGFRNGGKGVATTAGVFGILCPWGALWALGAFLLGVGLSRKASVGSLSAAALLPIATGYYDFPLLPAAILSSVLIIYKHAANIERLLSGKEPSV, encoded by the coding sequence ATGTTGCTCTTTCTTCCGATTTTTGCCTATTTGTGCGGCTCCATTCCCTTCGGCAGGTTGTTCGGGAGGTGGATCGGCATCGACATTACCCGGGTTGGCAGCGGCAATATCGGCGCTACCAATGTCCGAAGAGTCGGTGGGAATTTCTGGGGATTTCTGACCCTGTTCGCGGACATATTCAAGGGGGCTCTTCCCGCAGGTTGGATGCTCTGGTTTGTGCATCGCCATGAGTTGCTCAATTCTCCCGTCTTCTCTGTTATCCTGATCTCACTGACGGGGCTTTTGGCCATCCTGGGGCACATGTTTCCAGTATATACCGGATTCAGGAACGGCGGGAAAGGCGTTGCCACCACAGCCGGCGTGTTCGGTATCTTGTGCCCCTGGGGCGCGCTCTGGGCGCTGGGGGCGTTTCTGCTTGGGGTTGGGCTTAGCCGAAAGGCTTCGGTGGGATCCCTCTCGGCGGCAGCGCTGTTGCCCATCGCTACCGGCTATTACGATTTTCCCCTGTTGCCTGCAGCGATTCTGTCATCGGTTCTGATCATTTACAAACATGCCGCCAACATCGAGCGGCTTCTGAGCGGAAAGGAGCCTTCGGTATAG